In Candidatus Methylomirabilota bacterium, the genomic window GTTCGTCATTCGGCCTTCTCGGCGAGCTGGCTCGGCCCGGGCTGGTGCCGCTCCGCCCCCGGCGGCATGGTCGGGCGTTCGCGCTCCCTCCCCACGTCGGCCGGGGGCGGGACAAGCCAGTGAAAGAGCGCGGTGGCCGCGGCCGCCCCCAGGAGCTGCGCGGCAACGAAGCCGGGCACATCCGCGGGACGGATCCCGGCGAAGGTGTCGCTGGCCGAGCGCGCGAGGGTCACCGCGGGGTTGGCGAACGAGGTCGAGGCCGTGAACCAATAGGCCGACGTGATGTAGGCGGCGACGGCGAACGGGACGGTCGAGGAGGGGAGCCGCGCGCAGCCCCGGATAACGGCCAGCAGCCCAAAGGTCGCGACGAACTCGCTGAAGAGCTGGGCACCTCCCTGACG contains:
- a CDS encoding MIP/aquaporin family protein, whose protein sequence is MSGPRSSLGRRVTAEALGSAFLLAAVVGSGIMGARLAGGNIAVTLLANALATGAALVALILALDPISGAHFNPAVTLADASQRGLPWREVPSYVGAQIVGAFAGVAGAHIMFGEPVFFASRQARQGGAQLFSEFVATFGLLAVIRGCARLPSSTVPFAVAAYITSAYWFTASTSFANPAVTLARSASDTFAGIRPADVPGFVAAQLLGAAAATALFHWLVPPPADVGRERERPTMPPGAERHQPGPSQLAEKAE